One segment of Phycisphaerales bacterium DNA contains the following:
- a CDS encoding phosphoenolpyruvate carboxylase, whose amino-acid sequence MAPHAPGSEQQQAAATALRDDVRELGELLGNIIKLHGQDGDFERVEEMRALAKQRRADPSAPRGQLQRLVHDLDLDEISSMLNAFSTFLDVANLCEDNQRIRILRQRAKQTSKIDHESLASVMKLWKEQGCTADIARDRLASLSVELVGTAHPTEAKRRTVRRVIQRIKDRLRRIERVDLLPSEIEEIQSRIRADLLALWACDGLPPQRPSVLSEVDRNLFVLEALWTVAPRSIDLLRRAFAQTWPGEQLGSAPVLAVGTWMGGDRDGNPNVTAEITQETLVRLRAFAIKCHRGLCQDLTDRMAETLPSDVAIDLLSELNCALIDDPILAQRCADDHEHDVPRRWLRLIDRRLEKSAEDDAECIYKSSGDLRHDIQRLVDALMQCGLQEHVDLWIRPWLDRVDIFGLHLARLDIRESSEVLAEAVSDAMRSLKIEENYLELDEAARQAALKKPIDVVLAKSLDVELFHGLSRETHRLASFLQSPKQHEEALGVFVISMTRKPSDVLSPNWLMRLAAMRLGTEPVAISVSPLFETVDDLAEAPRTLKSLLKNEAYLKDLHAAGGVQTCMVGYSDSTKDSGIIAANWHLYLAQEQLSEVADEEKIPLVLFHGRGGSLGRGGGPAARGILSLPPGTMRGEIRLTEQGEVLADRYDDHEIAERHLAQVLSATARTMVQPKKKRPTRWSALMTEAAQAGRLSYRNLIENPHFIEWFDLATPISVIETLTIGSRPSRRKQERTLQTLRAIPYTFAMTQNRSMVTGFYGFGSGIEACGPEAIEEFREMMQDWPFFDAHLRSVEIALAKASIDVTRAYSDLAAESGYEGVSEIDELISAEYERSRRVVLAITSQSSLLESTPWLARSIEVRNLYVDPLNAIQIELLRRSRSIGQTELPAGDVLADALRRSVQAVASGMRTTG is encoded by the coding sequence ATGGCACCTCATGCTCCTGGATCCGAACAACAGCAAGCGGCCGCGACGGCTCTACGTGACGACGTCCGCGAGCTTGGTGAGCTACTGGGAAACATTATCAAGTTGCATGGTCAGGATGGCGACTTCGAGCGTGTTGAAGAGATGCGAGCACTGGCCAAGCAACGGCGAGCAGATCCATCGGCGCCAAGAGGGCAGTTGCAACGTCTTGTTCATGATCTCGATCTTGATGAGATCAGTAGTATGCTCAACGCCTTTTCAACATTTCTAGATGTCGCAAACTTGTGTGAAGACAATCAACGAATACGCATACTTCGCCAACGCGCCAAGCAAACGAGCAAGATCGATCACGAGAGCCTGGCGAGTGTAATGAAATTATGGAAAGAGCAAGGGTGCACAGCGGATATAGCGAGAGATCGCTTAGCGTCACTCAGTGTTGAGCTGGTCGGTACAGCCCACCCAACTGAAGCAAAACGCCGAACAGTACGGCGAGTTATACAACGAATAAAAGACCGTTTGCGTCGTATAGAGCGCGTTGATTTATTGCCGTCGGAAATCGAAGAGATTCAATCTCGTATCAGAGCAGATCTTCTTGCATTATGGGCTTGTGATGGCTTGCCACCACAACGCCCCTCAGTACTCTCAGAAGTTGATCGGAATCTATTTGTTTTAGAGGCGCTCTGGACAGTGGCACCAAGATCGATAGATCTCTTGCGCCGAGCGTTTGCTCAAACGTGGCCGGGCGAGCAACTGGGTTCGGCGCCCGTGTTAGCTGTAGGCACTTGGATGGGGGGAGATCGAGATGGAAATCCCAACGTGACCGCTGAAATCACGCAGGAGACTTTGGTGCGGCTGCGTGCGTTTGCGATCAAATGTCATCGAGGTCTATGTCAGGATCTCACTGATCGAATGGCCGAAACCCTGCCCTCAGATGTAGCCATTGATCTACTTAGTGAACTGAACTGTGCACTCATTGACGATCCCATACTTGCTCAACGCTGTGCTGATGATCATGAGCATGATGTACCCAGAAGATGGCTTCGACTCATTGACCGACGCCTAGAAAAATCTGCGGAAGATGATGCTGAGTGTATTTACAAATCAAGTGGCGATCTGAGGCATGATATTCAAAGACTAGTTGATGCATTGATGCAGTGTGGTTTACAAGAACACGTTGATCTGTGGATTCGTCCCTGGCTTGATCGTGTTGATATTTTTGGTTTACATCTAGCTCGACTTGATATACGGGAGAGTTCGGAAGTACTTGCTGAAGCAGTGTCAGATGCGATGCGCTCGCTCAAGATTGAAGAAAACTATCTGGAGCTTGATGAAGCCGCTCGCCAGGCGGCGCTTAAAAAGCCAATCGATGTTGTCTTAGCGAAGAGTCTTGATGTAGAGTTGTTTCACGGTCTAAGCCGTGAGACACATCGTCTGGCGTCTTTTCTCCAGAGTCCAAAGCAGCATGAAGAGGCCTTAGGTGTTTTCGTCATCAGCATGACACGTAAGCCAAGCGATGTACTGTCGCCGAATTGGTTAATGCGTTTAGCTGCAATGCGCCTTGGTACAGAGCCAGTGGCCATATCGGTGTCTCCGCTATTCGAGACGGTTGATGATTTGGCAGAAGCGCCTCGCACCTTAAAATCACTCTTGAAAAATGAGGCCTACCTCAAAGATCTTCATGCCGCAGGAGGCGTGCAGACCTGTATGGTTGGATACTCAGACAGCACCAAGGACTCTGGAATTATTGCGGCAAACTGGCACCTCTATCTAGCCCAAGAGCAGCTTTCCGAAGTGGCTGATGAGGAAAAGATTCCGTTGGTACTGTTCCATGGGCGCGGGGGTTCACTGGGGCGAGGGGGAGGGCCTGCGGCAAGGGGAATTCTCTCGCTTCCACCAGGAACGATGCGTGGTGAAATTCGTCTCACGGAGCAGGGCGAAGTGCTGGCTGATCGATACGATGATCATGAAATTGCAGAGCGTCATCTTGCCCAGGTGCTTTCAGCCACAGCTCGGACCATGGTCCAACCAAAAAAGAAAAGACCTACGCGATGGAGTGCGTTAATGACAGAGGCTGCGCAAGCGGGGCGTCTTTCATATCGCAACCTCATTGAGAATCCGCACTTTATTGAGTGGTTTGATTTGGCTACGCCGATTTCTGTCATCGAGACGCTGACCATTGGTTCCAGGCCGTCACGTCGTAAACAAGAGCGTACGCTTCAGACGCTGAGAGCCATTCCATATACATTTGCAATGACGCAAAATCGAAGCATGGTGACAGGCTTTTACGGGTTTGGGAGTGGTATCGAAGCTTGCGGCCCGGAAGCTATTGAAGAGTTTCGTGAGATGATGCAGGATTGGCCCTTTTTCGACGCGCATCTTAGATCAGTAGAAATTGCACTTGCAAAAGCTTCAATTGATGTCACCCGTGCCTACTCAGATCTCGCTGCTGAAAGTGGATATGAGGGTGTGTCTGAAATCGACGAACTGATTTCGGCTGAGTACGAGCGGTCTCGCCGCGTCGTCTTGGCTATTACTAGCCAAAGCAGTTTGCTTGAATCAACGCCATGGTTAGCAAGATCAATTGAAGTTCGTAATCTCTATGTCGACCCACTGAATGCCATTCAAATCGAATTGCTACGACGATCACGAAGCATTGGGCAAACCGAATTACCTGCAGGTGATGTGCTGGCAGATGCGCTGCGGCGAAGCGTTCAAGCGGTTGCATCAGGGATGCGCACAACAGGCTGA
- a CDS encoding TlpA disulfide reductase family protein, whose product MNLFISLFLSTVVVVSTSISADVEDNDRQLRQKIARLKEHQQEVSTFVDLNNSSWEEALKKRREADDAMMIVLIGELMNREPAAPDLGDYAPLRWQAIRRGGDPIKALNEAEALFKSRPDLQSTQPEMALELAWYHSVLESPQDAVVTAHKYADAYPEMAEGALLLEAATARINSDSQQVIELQSRIVTEYPDTPSAYRVELGAPNNKIWTDSFFRKQMNDIATGNVVLSEEYEGKITLIAHWTNWCAPAHIAIEEAVDVYEAYQDQGFQVLGMSGDLKAGKASDFIEQHSLPWNNISTPWDPSATPQSAIEFWSQSFTPRFLLVDDQGRILAQPRQNQLHSYVEKALAGKLHVSRQIADSYDPKNLTGQRAVP is encoded by the coding sequence ATGAACTTATTCATATCCCTCTTCTTGAGTACGGTTGTTGTTGTATCGACATCGATCTCGGCAGACGTTGAAGATAATGACAGGCAGTTGCGGCAAAAAATTGCTCGGCTAAAAGAACATCAACAAGAAGTGAGTACGTTTGTTGATCTGAATAATTCGTCGTGGGAAGAAGCACTTAAAAAGCGAAGAGAAGCTGATGACGCCATGATGATTGTGCTGATTGGTGAGCTGATGAATCGAGAGCCAGCGGCGCCAGATTTGGGAGACTACGCGCCTTTGCGATGGCAAGCGATTCGCCGTGGCGGTGATCCAATCAAAGCGCTCAATGAAGCCGAAGCATTGTTCAAGTCCAGGCCAGATTTACAATCAACTCAGCCAGAGATGGCGCTGGAATTGGCCTGGTACCACAGTGTGCTTGAATCACCGCAAGATGCTGTTGTGACAGCTCATAAATATGCAGATGCCTATCCAGAGATGGCAGAGGGGGCGTTACTTCTTGAAGCAGCTACCGCTCGTATCAACTCAGATAGCCAGCAAGTGATCGAACTTCAATCGCGTATTGTCACGGAGTACCCAGACACCCCAAGTGCTTATCGAGTGGAGTTAGGGGCGCCGAACAATAAGATCTGGACTGATTCATTCTTTAGAAAACAGATGAATGATATTGCTACTGGAAACGTTGTGTTATCTGAAGAATATGAAGGCAAGATCACACTTATTGCTCATTGGACAAACTGGTGCGCACCTGCACATATTGCCATAGAAGAAGCAGTTGATGTTTATGAGGCGTACCAAGATCAGGGATTCCAAGTACTCGGTATGAGTGGTGATCTTAAGGCAGGAAAGGCCAGTGATTTTATTGAGCAGCATTCGTTGCCCTGGAATAATATTTCTACTCCTTGGGATCCATCAGCAACACCTCAGTCAGCAATAGAATTCTGGAGTCAGTCTTTTACGCCACGGTTTTTACTTGTTGATGATCAGGGGCGTATTCTGGCTCAGCCCCGTCAGAATCAACTCCATTCATATGTGGAAAAAGCGTTGGCAGGAAAACTGCACGTATCACGTCAAATAGCTGATTCTTATGATCCAAAGAATCTCACTGGGCAACGAGCCGTACCCTAA